Within Winogradskyella helgolandensis, the genomic segment TATTGTTCCTAAGTGTTTATTTTGAGTTTTCATAGGTTATTCTGTCTTAAAAATTAGTGTGGACACATTGATTTTTTTTACTTTAAATTTTGATTTATTAATACTAAAGGAACGTCTTGGTTGAAATTGATCTCCAGGCAGAAATTGATCTCCTGGCAAAAACATGTCACCAGGAATGAACATATCTCCCGGAATTGCTTTTTTACTAGTGTACATCGTTAATACAGCTCCTTTATTAGGTTTAATTAAATTGTCTTCAATCTTGTATTTACCATTTAACAAACCAAGAAAGAATTTACTTTTTGGATATTTTTTAATGAGCGCTTTAGATTTTTTCTGATCAAATAGCTCTAAGGCATCAATGGTGTTAGATGTTTCATTGACAACAAAAACTATTTTTGTAAATTTGGAAATTCGCTTTTGCGAATAAGAATGCTGGAAAATAAACGTTAAAATTACTAGGCTAAGAAATAATTTAGTTTTCATGTTGATTTGATTTAGAATGATTTATCTTTAGTCAAGGAAAAATCACAGATGTTAACATCTTCTAAAAAAAAATTTCTAAATTTCTATGGAACAACATTTTGTTGATGCTCTAAAAAACGATGACACCAAGCTCATCAAAGTGATTTATAGCGATTATAGAAATGAATTTATTTTCTTTTCTAAAAAATATAATATTGATGAAGCCGATAGTTTAGATATTTTTCAAGAAGCATTTTTAGCCATTAGAAAGCATGCGATTTCCGGAAAACTACAGGACATCAATAGCAGCTTTAAAACCTATCTTTTTGGTATAGGGAAACACCTCATATACAACAAATTAAAAGAATATTCCTCCAAGCAATCTTATGATGTTTTACTACATAAAGTAAACGCTGATTATGAAGAAATCGCTATAGATACATCAGAAAAGCTTACCAAAGAGCAAGAATTACTTCGCCATTATTTTAAGCAATTAGGAAAAAGTTGCCAGCAAATGTTAACATTGAGTTTTTACAGAGGACTAACTAATGATGAAATAGCAACTTTAGAGGGTTATGAAAATGAAGCCGTAGTGCGGAGTCAAAAATCGCGCTGCCTGAAAACATTGAAAAACCTGATAAAAAATCCCCTAAATAATGAGTAACGAAACACTAATAGAAAAGTATTTTTCTAAGAGCTTGACCCCTAACGAAGCTCTGGAATTTGACAAACTTTATGAAAGTGACTCCGACTTTAAAAAAGACGTAGACTTTCTCAAAAAAGTCAAATTGGTTTCTGAAAAAGAAGATGACTTACAATTTAAAAGTCAGTTAAAATCATACGAAGATGATTATTCTGAGCATGACAAGAAAACAACTCACAAATGGCTTAAACCGCTGATTGCAGCTGCAGGACTTATATTAATAATGCTAAGTTTGAATTTTTTCATGAATTCTAAACTTGATGAAGACCAATTATTCTCATCCTATTTTGAACCTTCAAAAAACGTAACCTCTCCAATAATACGTTCAACGGATAATGAAACGACTGTAAATAATGCATTTATAGCTTATAGTGAAGCCGATTATAAACCAGCTATTGTATTGTTTCAAAAGGCTTATCAAGATTCAAAAAATTCAGAGTTATTATTCTATGAAGCAAATTCGTTATTAGCCATAGACGATTATGAAAATGCAATTACCAAATTTGAAGAACATTTGAAGTATTCTGACATATTAACAAATCGATCGCATTGGTATTTGGCTTTAGCTTATATAAAAACAAAGCAAATAGAAAAAGCAAAACAAGAGCTGAAATCTTTATTAAATTCAGACGAAACATTTAAGAGACCAGAAGCTAGTTCACTTCTTGAAAAACTGTAATAGCTGCTTCCGAAACAGAATTATAATAAAAGGAATAATTAAAAGATAGAACCAATAATTGTCTGCCTCTACAAGAGCATCGGTATTACCTGTTATTACAAAACCCGACCAGTAATAGGGATGCTTTAATAAGTCATCATCAGTATTTTCTATATAATCTAATTTGGCATTTTTTAGCGCTTCATCTTTATATTCACCACGCTTTAAATGCTTATAGAAGTAGCTCATTATGTTAGCCGTAGCGTCATCATCTACCTTCCATAAACTCATTACGGTACTTGGAACTCCAGCATAATTAAACGCCCTAGACAGACTTATAACACCTTCTCCATTTTCGTAAAAACCGCTACCAGTATCGCAAGCACTTAATACAACCATGTTGGCGTTTAGGCTTTCATTGTACAATTCTGAAATAAAAAGTTGATTATCGTCTTCACCATAAAAACTCAGTGATGAAAACTCCGGATGTACCTCATCAATTTTAGAATGCATAGCAAGATGTAATACATTGAACTGCTTAGCTTGACTCTCAAAATCTGCTTTTGTAGCATTTAAAAATGTAGATCCATCAAAAATGTTAAGAATTGAGTTTACTTCATGTGATACCTTGGGCAATTTTGATTGCATATCTGAAGCGGAAAATGCTCCTATATTTACAGTTTTAAAGCTTAATTTGGTCTTTCTCTGTTCTTGATACAGGAGTAAAGATGATGCATAACTTACCAACGGCATTTTCCTATCTAAAATAAGTGCTTCAAAAGGGACATAATGTATAGCTCCATCTGGAATAATGATTAAGTTTTTATACTCCTGATAATTGATTTGATTTAGTAATAAAGTAGAGAGGTTTCCTAAACTTTCTTGGTAATTGGGCAATCTTTGTTTTAAAGCAGCTAAACTTTCTTTTAAAGCACTTAAAACAACCTCTTTATTCCGTTCAGATAAGATTTTAATCTCATTTTTAGTTATTAGAAAAGTATAAAGATGAGCCTCCGTAAATATATATTTCAAAATCACTTCCTCTTCTTTCAAATCTGCTTGTAAACTTGTAATATCAAACTTTTGAACATTAAATTGATAGTACGTTTTATTTTTCTGTTTTATTGAATCTTGTAGTTTATTTAAATCATTCTTCAATTCATATATCTTGTTCTGCCAAAGCGATTTTTTTTCTTCTGAATCTTGGTTCAATTCAATTAAGGTCTTCTGATAAAAATTAAGTTGGGCTTTAAGACCCTCTTCTTGATTAATTAAGTTTTGTGGAATCTTTAATTGCTGTCGTTGGTTGTTAAAAACAAATTTAGACCATGTTAATTTTGAACCGTTATTCTCAATACTATTTAAAATTTCGGATAACAAACTCGTGTTATCGGGTTGGGCTAAAGCCACATTTAACAAACCTTCATTTATAGCATTATAGTTTAAAAATAAACTTTGATTATAGCGTTGCCCTAAGTATAATTGATTGTAAATTTCAGAAGCCAACGTATAGCGATGTGTTGCTTTTTCTAAATTAATTTTAGAATGGTCTTCATTATAAAGTTCAAAATAAAAATCGCCCATCGCCAAAAATCCAGCAATAGTTTCAAATGAAATTAAGGGCTTTAAGTTTTCAACTTTTATATTATTACTATTTTTATTAGAATTATTCAATAGTGTAAAAGCATCATCAAAATAAGTTTTAGAAACCACTTTCTGATGTAAAGCTTGCGCTGTTTTCGCATTTAAAATCGCCAACTTAAATTGACTTAAAGTCTCTTCACTATCCTTTAGATCCTCTAAGTCTTTTAGCAATACTGAAGCCTCATTAAATCTCCTTTCTTCCAAAAGCAATTCGGCTTTGTACAATTTAAAACTAAAAGATTTAGTGTAGTAAACCGTTTTATATTTTTCTTTTATAGCAATGGCTTTATTTAGCAACTGTAATGCTTTTTCAGGATGCTTATCAGCGATAATTGACGTGTAAAACTTCAATGAAGAACACAACGTATTCACTTCGAACCTAGATAATTTTTTACGAGTATCTATTGTTTTTATTATGTTGTCTGTATAATAAATACTTTTTAGTGTATCCTTCTTTCGAGAATAATGTAACATTAAATCGTACCAATTAGATAATTTATCTTTGTAAATTTCCTCCTTATTTCTTAGTAGAAGATTATTAGTAGTGGTTTTAGCATCGGTTCTTAGTTTATCTTTTTTCAAAATATATTCTTCCGCTTTATCAAAATCCCCATAATAGGAATACCAATAAAATAAATTACCATAACAGCTGTAAAGGAACTGTTGACTATCGTTTTCATCAAGCGTTTCCCAAATGGTTTTTGCCTTCAAAAGGGATTCCAATTCCTTTGTTTTTAACCCCAGGTATCTATACTCTACGGCAATATTATTGTAGGCTTGCGCAACATCCGTGTTATATTCTCCAATAATACTTTTATATAAATCGAGTGAGGTTTGATAATGCTCTACGGCTTTAGAATAATCGCCTAGTGCACTATAGATAAACCCAATATCATAAATTAAATCTACAAAGGATTTGTCTTTATAAGACAGTGTATCTTTTAAAACTTCATAACCCAATTGGGCCTGTTCTAAAGCGTGTTCCCAATTCCCTAAATACGCCGTTTGATGATATATACGGTTTTGAATTTGGTACTGAAATATTCTATCTGGTTGTTTCTCTCTACTATATAAAT encodes:
- a CDS encoding tetratricopeptide repeat protein, which codes for MSNETLIEKYFSKSLTPNEALEFDKLYESDSDFKKDVDFLKKVKLVSEKEDDLQFKSQLKSYEDDYSEHDKKTTHKWLKPLIAAAGLILIMLSLNFFMNSKLDEDQLFSSYFEPSKNVTSPIIRSTDNETTVNNAFIAYSEADYKPAIVLFQKAYQDSKNSELLFYEANSLLAIDDYENAITKFEEHLKYSDILTNRSHWYLALAYIKTKQIEKAKQELKSLLNSDETFKRPEASSLLEKL
- a CDS encoding CHAT domain-containing protein, producing MKRYPFIYIFLVSLSFVNAQSIFQKDAFTILADSLHVKGEYDQALLFRKQAMQTQNSASADYQAYLKAKYFHTYSARMEFKSYDYHNVDKAITKKVREQYLDSALQSAISARDLYSREKQPDRIFQYQIQNRIYHQTAYLGNWEHALEQAQLGYEVLKDTLSYKDKSFVDLIYDIGFIYSALGDYSKAVEHYQTSLDLYKSIIGEYNTDVAQAYNNIAVEYRYLGLKTKELESLLKAKTIWETLDENDSQQFLYSCYGNLFYWYSYYGDFDKAEEYILKKDKLRTDAKTTTNNLLLRNKEEIYKDKLSNWYDLMLHYSRKKDTLKSIYYTDNIIKTIDTRKKLSRFEVNTLCSSLKFYTSIIADKHPEKALQLLNKAIAIKEKYKTVYYTKSFSFKLYKAELLLEERRFNEASVLLKDLEDLKDSEETLSQFKLAILNAKTAQALHQKVVSKTYFDDAFTLLNNSNKNSNNIKVENLKPLISFETIAGFLAMGDFYFELYNEDHSKINLEKATHRYTLASEIYNQLYLGQRYNQSLFLNYNAINEGLLNVALAQPDNTSLLSEILNSIENNGSKLTWSKFVFNNQRQQLKIPQNLINQEEGLKAQLNFYQKTLIELNQDSEEKKSLWQNKIYELKNDLNKLQDSIKQKNKTYYQFNVQKFDITSLQADLKEEEVILKYIFTEAHLYTFLITKNEIKILSERNKEVVLSALKESLAALKQRLPNYQESLGNLSTLLLNQINYQEYKNLIIIPDGAIHYVPFEALILDRKMPLVSYASSLLLYQEQRKTKLSFKTVNIGAFSASDMQSKLPKVSHEVNSILNIFDGSTFLNATKADFESQAKQFNVLHLAMHSKIDEVHPEFSSLSFYGEDDNQLFISELYNESLNANMVVLSACDTGSGFYENGEGVISLSRAFNYAGVPSTVMSLWKVDDDATANIMSYFYKHLKRGEYKDEALKNAKLDYIENTDDDLLKHPYYWSGFVITGNTDALVEADNYWFYLLIIPFIIILFRKQLLQFFKK
- a CDS encoding RNA polymerase sigma factor, yielding MEQHFVDALKNDDTKLIKVIYSDYRNEFIFFSKKYNIDEADSLDIFQEAFLAIRKHAISGKLQDINSSFKTYLFGIGKHLIYNKLKEYSSKQSYDVLLHKVNADYEEIAIDTSEKLTKEQELLRHYFKQLGKSCQQMLTLSFYRGLTNDEIATLEGYENEAVVRSQKSRCLKTLKNLIKNPLNNE